The Armatimonas rosea genome includes a window with the following:
- a CDS encoding SPFH domain-containing protein, whose amino-acid sequence MKTLSPNLLLWLALPLLAGCAREIPPAQVGVKFSSMSGNEERLLKPQVVWVLPRQRLVLYPTNIRNATYTRGGHGGAERSGNDSIQCSTNEGAILPVDVTVSYHVDPTNVMTVYKNFGTNDIQEIQTEFIRPATNWAVNSVSGQKSVFELTSKERAQFGQRVKTLLTPKLAAWGLTVDDVFTGEVYPPEEVKQKVNERISVRAELDTAQVTLKRATVEAETIQTKAKEQAEVNRLLGEAGDKAVALKKIELRRKAITKWDGVAPLTGDGRIPFTDLTLGR is encoded by the coding sequence ATGAAAACCCTATCCCCCAACCTTCTTCTCTGGCTAGCTCTCCCCCTGCTCGCCGGCTGTGCCCGAGAGATCCCTCCCGCGCAAGTCGGGGTTAAGTTCTCGTCGATGAGTGGTAACGAGGAAAGGCTCCTCAAGCCACAAGTCGTCTGGGTACTACCTCGCCAGCGCCTGGTTCTCTACCCCACCAATATCCGAAACGCTACCTACACACGAGGTGGCCATGGTGGTGCCGAGCGCTCTGGCAACGACTCCATCCAGTGCTCCACCAACGAAGGGGCCATCCTCCCTGTCGATGTCACCGTGAGCTACCATGTCGATCCCACTAACGTCATGACCGTCTACAAGAACTTCGGCACCAATGACATCCAGGAGATCCAGACAGAGTTCATCCGTCCTGCTACCAACTGGGCAGTCAATAGTGTCAGTGGTCAAAAGAGTGTCTTTGAGCTCACTAGCAAAGAACGTGCGCAGTTTGGCCAGCGGGTCAAGACCCTGCTCACCCCAAAGCTCGCTGCATGGGGCCTAACGGTCGATGATGTCTTCACCGGTGAGGTCTACCCCCCCGAAGAGGTAAAACAAAAAGTCAACGAGCGCATCTCCGTCCGTGCGGAGCTCGACACCGCTCAAGTCACCCTAAAACGCGCCACGGTGGAGGCAGAGACCATCCAGACAAAAGCAAAAGAACAAGCCGAAGTTAACCGTCTCCTCGGCGAGGCGGGTGATAAGGCAGTCGCGCTTAAAAAGATTGAGCTACGGCGTAAGGCAATTACAAAATGGGATGGAGTCGCTCCATTAACGGGAGATGGACGTATTCCCTTTACCGATTTAACCTTAGGCAGATAA
- a CDS encoding SPFH domain-containing protein: MKFKTFALGCGGVLVAGIAIWSFIESRSAWIDAGYVGILYDASSGVQPKPLKPGRVFVGWRQRLYSFPTKLMSAKYVQDANEGEQKVADGILITTSDNANTTFDVCVIYRISEENAIKVFNSFGPIDVETIQANHLRRAIKDVVNEIGPKYDVFELMGPKRQEFCQLATDSLKKRMDSKGIAIDSLMLMTAYPAPETMEKITRRVNQYTEYDIAVLRKQIAEVSRQTNVITAQARMTATQLTSATAKDKGLEQLQLQADEEAIEKWDGHLPEIRTGGNQTMILDGSSLAALSKRRATAPAATARPQGENGQ; the protein is encoded by the coding sequence GTTTGCTCTAGGTTGCGGGGGGGTGCTAGTCGCCGGAATCGCCATCTGGAGCTTTATCGAGTCCCGCTCGGCCTGGATCGATGCGGGCTATGTCGGGATTCTCTACGACGCTAGCTCGGGGGTCCAGCCCAAGCCCCTCAAGCCGGGACGCGTCTTTGTGGGCTGGCGCCAGCGGCTCTACTCCTTCCCCACCAAGCTCATGAGCGCCAAGTACGTCCAGGATGCCAACGAAGGGGAGCAGAAGGTCGCCGATGGCATCCTCATCACCACGAGCGACAACGCCAACACAACCTTCGATGTCTGCGTCATCTACCGCATCAGCGAGGAGAACGCCATCAAGGTATTCAACAGCTTTGGCCCCATCGATGTGGAGACCATCCAGGCCAACCACCTGCGCCGCGCCATCAAGGATGTCGTCAATGAGATCGGCCCCAAGTACGATGTCTTTGAGCTCATGGGCCCCAAGCGCCAGGAGTTCTGCCAGCTTGCCACGGACTCGCTCAAGAAGCGCATGGACTCCAAAGGGATCGCCATCGACTCCCTCATGCTCATGACCGCTTACCCCGCCCCCGAGACCATGGAGAAGATCACCCGCCGGGTCAATCAGTACACCGAGTACGATATTGCAGTTCTCCGAAAACAGATCGCCGAGGTCTCCCGCCAGACCAATGTCATCACCGCCCAAGCCCGGATGACAGCCACCCAGCTCACCAGCGCCACCGCAAAAGACAAGGGCTTGGAGCAGCTCCAGCTCCAGGCCGACGAGGAGGCAATCGAGAAGTGGGACGGCCACCTCCCCGAGATTCGTACCGGAGGCAACCAGACCATGATCCTTGATGGAAGCTCACTCGCCGCCCTCAGTAAGCGCCGCGCCACTGCCCCAGCAGCTACAGCACGCCCACAAGGAGAAAACGGACAATGA